A stretch of Dasypus novemcinctus isolate mDasNov1 chromosome 14, mDasNov1.1.hap2, whole genome shotgun sequence DNA encodes these proteins:
- the LOC101436576 gene encoding lymphocyte antigen 6D-like — protein sequence MRTCLLQLLLLLLLAWPAQALQCHECVALGNCFQATSCKADARYCLTTWTGSPDKQTVVIKSCAYTCPGIEESTPFSRASCCNTDLCNSAASRSASWGLLALGLWGAYLIR from the exons ATGAGGACCTGCCTgctccagctgctgctgctgctcctgctggcCTGGCCAG CTCAGGCGCTGCAATGCCACGAGTGCGTGGCGCTGGGGAATTGCTTCCAGGCCACATCCTGCAAAGCCGATGCCCGCTACTGCCTGACCACGTGGACCG GTTCCCCAGACAAGCAAACAGTGGTCATCAAGTCCTGTGCTTACACCTGTCCTGGCATCGAAGAGAGCACGCCtttctccagggcctcctgctgcAACACGGATCTCTGCAACAGTGCAGCGAGCCGCAGCGCCAGCTGGGGGCTGCTGGCTCTTGGCCTCTGGGGCGCTTACCTCATCAGGTAG